A portion of the Rhodanobacter sp. AS-Z3 genome contains these proteins:
- a CDS encoding S53 family peptidase → MIARLHRKAIAASLTLALAGFATTALAGNGQAALDMGVAASTTPTHVTLVLKLHNQAQLENYIQQTVTPGTAHFQQFLTTRQFAQQYGATDAEIARVQAFLKKQGLTGQVLANHMAIQTTGTLDQFSKAFQAPIHTYVSRTSGQSFHSPASGLVLPADLANIVEHVNGLNNGTKYRSHRITAPKISGLHLAVTPTTLSKTASGNPTATGVPGQYTVGDVANLYNINPLYQRGVTGKGSTVAIVTLSNFIPADAQTYWDAIGLTTKPNRITQIHVDGGGVLDGGSGETALDVEQSGGLAPDANVLVYDAPNAGTGFTDAFLQAVSDNQADSISTSWGSPEIFNFAALNTDGASATDTSDVGDLRTFHQILLEAAVQGQSVFAASGDSGAYDTVRGLGNGTAPGDFTAPLTVDSPASDPYMTAAGGTTTPVTFSDSSGAPVLSISQESVWGWDYLLPFASKSALFAVGGGGGVSVYWREPFYQRFTRGIRRSESKQSLVFNDPQAGPTTLLTLPSHFNGRNVPDISLNADPETGYLVYSSTDNPTSFLSEGGTSFVAPQLNGISALLTQSIGHRVGFWNPQIYLLQNIFGGSHWSPFNDIRSGDNWFYAGKPGYEPGAGIGTLNVTNLDTFLHAGL, encoded by the coding sequence ATGATTGCGCGTCTGCATCGAAAAGCCATTGCAGCATCCCTGACGCTGGCACTCGCCGGCTTCGCCACCACCGCACTTGCTGGCAACGGCCAGGCCGCCCTCGATATGGGTGTCGCCGCAAGCACAACGCCGACCCACGTCACCCTGGTATTGAAACTGCACAATCAAGCCCAGCTGGAAAACTATATCCAGCAAACCGTCACTCCCGGCACGGCGCATTTCCAGCAATTCCTAACCACCAGGCAATTTGCGCAGCAATACGGCGCCACGGATGCCGAGATTGCGCGAGTGCAGGCGTTCCTGAAAAAGCAGGGACTGACCGGCCAGGTGCTGGCAAACCACATGGCGATTCAGACCACGGGCACACTTGACCAGTTCAGCAAGGCCTTCCAGGCACCGATTCACACCTATGTGTCACGCACGTCAGGGCAGTCATTCCATAGTCCCGCCTCGGGGCTGGTGCTACCGGCCGATCTCGCCAACATCGTCGAGCATGTCAATGGCCTGAACAACGGCACCAAGTACCGCTCGCACCGCATCACCGCTCCGAAAATCAGCGGACTGCATTTGGCAGTGACGCCCACCACCTTGAGCAAGACCGCCAGCGGCAATCCAACGGCGACCGGCGTGCCCGGCCAGTACACCGTCGGCGATGTTGCCAACTTGTACAACATCAATCCGCTGTACCAACGCGGCGTGACTGGCAAGGGTTCGACGGTAGCCATCGTCACCCTGTCCAATTTCATTCCAGCTGACGCGCAGACCTACTGGGACGCCATCGGCCTGACCACCAAGCCGAATCGCATCACGCAAATACACGTGGACGGTGGCGGCGTGCTCGACGGTGGCAGTGGCGAGACCGCGCTCGATGTCGAGCAGTCCGGTGGTCTGGCACCCGACGCAAACGTGCTGGTCTATGACGCTCCCAACGCCGGTACCGGCTTCACCGATGCCTTTCTGCAGGCGGTGTCGGACAACCAGGCGGACAGCATTTCCACCAGCTGGGGATCACCCGAAATATTCAACTTCGCTGCATTGAACACCGACGGCGCGAGCGCTACCGACACCAGCGACGTCGGCGACCTGCGCACCTTCCATCAAATTCTGCTGGAAGCTGCCGTGCAGGGACAATCGGTGTTTGCGGCCAGCGGTGATTCGGGTGCCTACGACACCGTGCGCGGGCTTGGCAACGGCACCGCGCCCGGCGATTTCACCGCACCTTTGACCGTGGACTCGCCGGCATCGGACCCCTACATGACCGCCGCCGGCGGCACCACCACACCGGTCACGTTCAGTGATTCGTCTGGCGCGCCGGTACTGAGCATTTCGCAGGAAAGCGTCTGGGGCTGGGACTATCTGCTTCCGTTCGCTTCGAAGAGTGCGCTGTTCGCGGTCGGCGGCGGTGGTGGCGTCAGCGTCTATTGGCGCGAGCCGTTTTATCAGCGGTTCACCCGCGGCATTCGCCGCAGTGAGTCGAAGCAATCGCTGGTTTTCAACGATCCGCAGGCCGGCCCCACCACGCTGCTGACCTTGCCGAGCCATTTCAACGGCCGCAACGTTCCAGACATTTCGTTGAATGCGGACCCCGAGACCGGCTACCTCGTCTACTCCAGCACCGACAACCCGACCAGCTTCCTTTCCGAAGGCGGCACCAGTTTCGTGGCGCCACAGCTCAACGGCATCAGCGCGTTGCTGACGCAGAGCATCGGCCACCGTGTCGGCTTCTGGAACCCGCAGATTTATCTGCTGCAAAATATCTTCGGGGGCAGCCATTGGTCGCCGTTCAACGATATCCGCAGCGGCGATAACTGGTTCTACGCGGGCAAGCCCGGCTATGAACCCGGCGCAGGCATCGGCACGCTCAACGTGACCAATCTGGATACGTTTCTGCATGCGGGTCTCTGA
- a CDS encoding PhzF family phenazine biosynthesis protein has product MPNSFRFLQLDVFANRLFDGNPLAVVLGAEALDGQAMQRIARWTNLSETTFLLPPTEPQADYRVRIFTPRQELPFAGHPSVGSAYAAIEAGLIDAGKTALMQECAAGLLPVQVMGQGATRIIHVQAPPARLLEIEDALRRTLAAALQQELAPDQLIQVDNGPQWIVCNLGEAAAVRTLTPDMAALADLCTRHDAVGVSVFGREHSGDAAMAVRAFCPADGIPEDPVTGSANAAIMAWLGARGDRDGYGLNYRASQGREVGRDGIVEVARNAATNAVTIGGACVIGIRGELELPTSH; this is encoded by the coding sequence ATGCCCAACTCGTTCCGCTTCCTGCAACTGGATGTCTTCGCCAACCGCCTGTTCGACGGCAACCCCCTGGCCGTGGTGCTTGGCGCGGAAGCACTGGATGGCCAGGCCATGCAGCGCATCGCGCGCTGGACCAATCTGTCCGAAACCACCTTTCTGCTGCCGCCGACCGAGCCGCAGGCCGACTACCGCGTGCGCATCTTCACCCCGCGGCAGGAACTGCCGTTCGCCGGCCACCCCAGCGTTGGCAGTGCTTACGCGGCGATCGAGGCAGGCCTGATCGATGCGGGAAAAACCGCCTTGATGCAGGAATGCGCCGCCGGCTTGTTGCCGGTGCAGGTGATGGGCCAAGGGGCGACGCGGATCATCCACGTGCAGGCACCCCCCGCACGATTGCTGGAGATCGAGGACGCCTTGCGCCGCACGCTGGCCGCGGCACTGCAGCAGGAACTCGCACCCGACCAACTCATCCAGGTCGACAACGGCCCGCAGTGGATCGTGTGCAATCTTGGCGAAGCGGCAGCGGTGCGCACGTTGACACCGGACATGGCAGCGCTGGCTGACCTGTGCACACGCCACGACGCGGTAGGCGTCAGCGTCTTCGGGCGTGAGCACTCGGGCGACGCCGCGATGGCGGTTCGCGCATTTTGTCCCGCCGACGGCATTCCGGAAGATCCGGTCACCGGCAGTGCCAACGCGGCCATCATGGCCTGGCTGGGTGCTCGCGGCGATCGCGATGGCTACGGCCTCAACTACCGCGCCAGCCAGGGCCGCGAAGTGGGCCGCGACGGCATCGTCGAGGTGGCGCGCAACGCAGCCACCAACGCGGTGACCATCGGCGGCGCATGCGTCATCGGCATTCGCGGCGAGCTGGAACTTCCCACCAGCCACTGA